Genomic window (Streptomyces cadmiisoli):
GCCGCTGCCCGCCCACATCCAATATCTGGCCGACCGGATACGACCGGCCATCGACCACAGCCAGGAGGGTGACGCCCGCGTCGACGCGACGATCGACGCGAACATACGGCTCGTCCGCTCGCAACTCGCGGCGGAGCCCGACCTCGCCGCCCAGGTGAACGCCGGTCGGCTGGCCGTCGTCGGTGCCCGTTACGAACTCGACAGCCAGCTGGTGCACCACATCGGCTGAACACGCGAAACGGGGCGCGCGGGACCGTACCCGCGTGCCCCGTCCCCGTGTCCGGCCGGCGCGCCGCCGGGGGACGGCGCCGACGGGTCAGGCCGGGTTGTCGCCGTGCGTCAGGGTCTCCCAGGCGACGAAGAGGTTGTTGGTGCCGGACGGGCGGTTGCGCTCGGTCAGCGCCTGGGTGTTGGTCATGGCGTGCCCCAGGCGGTTGTGCAGCGCGTTGTAGCCGACCTCGGTCACGGGTCCGAGCCCGAGGTGCAGGGAGCCCCCGCACAGCCAGCTCGGCACGGCGGTGCCCATCTCGTACTTGGCCTGGAAGCCGAGCGCGTGGCGCAGCCGCTCGCCCACGTCGGTGCCGTAGAGGTCCTGGCCCTGGATGCGGCTGGTCTCGGCGACGTGCGCGATCGCGGAGATGCCGTATCCCGTGTGGGTCAGGTCGCGGCAGGTCTCCTGGGTGAGGCCGGTGACGAAGGTGGACTGCCCCTGCCAGTAGTTGACTATCTTCTCGCGGGTGTTGAGGTTCTGGCTGGGGACGGTCTTCGGCAGGGCCCCGTCCGATTCGAGGTAGACGAAGGCGGCCGCGCGGGTGCGGAACTTCGCCATGGCCTTGTCGTACGACGTCCTGTCCTCCAGGAAGACGGAGATGCCGAGGGCGGCCTCCATCATCGACAACTCCCAGTTCCCGTTGGAGTTGGAGCCGTTGATGATCTCGGGCAGGTAGACGTCGCGGAGCATGGTGGCGAAGCGGCCGGAATTGGCCCAGGTGCCGGTGTACGTGTACTTGATGATCTCGGCGGCCTTCGGCCAGCTGGAGCCCGCCCAGCCGGTCTGCAGCGGTGCGTTGCTGTTGGTGTGGTCACGGATCACGGCCGACCAGGCGTCCATCAGCTCGATGGCCTTCCTGGCGTGCCGGTCGTCCCGGGTGATGTACCAGGCGAGGGCGTGGGTGTACGCGGCGATCGCGTCCTCGCGCTCGTCGGTGCAGCCGTAGTTGGGGTTGGAGTACGAGCCGCACTCGACGACCGCGCGGGGTCTGGGCGTGCGGTTCAGATCGGCGTACTTGCTCGCCATCATGCGGTCGAAGGCGAGCTTCCAGGGCTGGGCGCCGGAGTTGACCTTGCTCCGCGCGAAGTCCAACTGGCCCTGGGAGACGGTCACTCCTGGGTGGACGAAGGTGGCCGGGGCGGCGTCGGCACGGGGCGCGGCGGGTCCGGTGAGCAGTCCCGCGACGAGGGCGGCGGTGGCGGCGGCTCCCCCGGCGAGAAGGGTGAGCCGGGAACGACGAGGGCGTCTTGCGGGGGCGTGTGACATCGGCGTCCGTTCTTGTATGTGAACGACAGGTGGGGGTCTGAACACGCGCGCTGGCCGAGACCATAGGTACAGACCAGTCCACCGTCAAGGGGTGGCGCGGGAGTTCGCCCCTGCCGGATCGGGAGACGCCTTCGCCGAGCGACGACGTACGGGGCGGGCGGGGCGCCCGGGCCGGCAGTTTCCGGAGTCGATTCCTGCGCGGCGATTTATTACGGAATACCAGGAAGTTACCTCTGAGTATGTCGTGACTTAGTAGGCAAATAACAGTAGAACCCGTTTCGATTCGTCGAGACAGAGGAGTGCTGCATGAGCGCTGACCTCCAGACCAGACGCCCCGACAGAGGGAGCTCCCGCCGCCAATTCATTGCTGGAACGAGTTCTATTCTCGGAGCTGCTGTGATCGGCAGCAGTGCAACTTCCGCCTGGGCGGCGGCACAACGCGACAGCGCTGTGATCGAGCCGGGTGCCCGCGTTCCCGCCTTGGTCATCGGCAGTGGATACGGCGGCTCGGTGGCCGCCCTGAGGCTCGCTCAGGCGGGCGTCGACGTGCACATCGTCGAAATGGGAATGGCCTGGGACACCCCGGGTACGGACGGAAAGATCTTCGCCAACACGACCAAGCCCGACTACCGGTCCTTCTGGCTGCGCACCCGCACCAAACAGCCCTTGAGCAACTTCCTGGGCTTCCCGCTCGACAAGGACGTGCCCCGCTACACCGGAATCCTGGACGCCGAGGAGATGGGCGGGATCATCGTCTACCAGGGCCGCGGCGTCGGCGGCGGCTCACTGGTCAACGGCGGTATGGCCGTCACGCCCAGAAGGGAGAACTTCGGGGCGGTGCTGCCCTCGGTCGACCCCGACGAGATGTACGACGTGTACTACCCGCGCGCCAACGCCGCCCTCGGCGTCAGCACCATCGACCCGGCCTGGTTCGAGACCGCGGCCTGCTACCAGTACGCCCGCGTCGGACGGAAGCACGCGGAACGCTCCGGCTTCCCCTTCGTGTTCGTACCGGACGTCTACGACTGGGACTACATGAAGCAGGAGGCCGCCGGCACGGTCCCCAAGTCCGCCCTGGCCGCGGAGATCCTCTACGGCAACAACTACGGGAAGAAGACCCTCCAGAAGACCTACCTCGCACAGGCGAACGCCACCGGCAGGGTCACCGTCTCACCGCTGCACCGGGTCACGACGGTCACTCCCGCGAGCGCCGGGGGCTACCTCGTCGGCATCGAGCAACTCGACACCGGCGGCGCCGTCACGGCGACGAAGACCGTGACCGCGGACCGGGTGTTCTTCGCCGCGGGCAGCGTCGGGACCAGCAAGCTGCTGGTCCGGCTCAAGGCGACCGGCGCGCTGCCGGGCCTCAACGGCGAGGTCGGCAAGGGCTGGGGCGAGAACGGCAACGTCATGTGCGGGCGCGCCAACCACCTGTGGGATCCGACGGGAGCACTGCAGTCCTCCATTCCCACCGCGGGAATCGACAACTGGGCCGCGGGCGGCGCCTTCGCCGAGGTGGCGCCGCTGCCCACGGGAATCGAGACGTTCGCCTCGTTCTATCTGTCGATCACCAAGAACCCGCATCGCGCCCAGTTCTCCTGGAACGCGGCGACCGGAAAAGTGGAACTGAACTGGCAGACGTCCTGGAAACAGCCCTCGATCGACATGGCGAAGTCCATATTCGACCGGATCAACGCCAAGGAGGGGACGATCTACCGCACCGATCTCTTCGGCGCGTACAAGATCTGGGGCGACCATCTGACGTACCACCCCCTCGGTGGGGCGGTGCTCGACCGGGCGACGGACAACTACGGCCGCCTGCACGGTCATTCCGGCCTCTATGTCGTCGACGGCGCACTGATCCCCGGCAACGCGAGCGTCAACCCCTTCGTCACCATCACGGCTCTCGCCGAACGGAACATCGAGGAGATCATCGCCGCTGATCTGTGACGCGCCCGTGTGATCGTCCGGCCCGGGGCGGGCCGGGGCCGACGGCCCCGGCCCGTCTCACCCCGAACCGCCTCACCCCCGGGGCAGCACGCACACGCTGTCGAGACCCAGAACGTGGTTGAGCCGTCCGAACGCCAGCCACGACCCGATGCTCATGCTCAGCTCCACGATCTCCGCCTGGCTGAAACACGCCGTCATCCGGCCCCAGAACTCCTCTTCCAGCCGGTGGTGGTCCACCGCGTAGCGCTCGGCGTACTCGGCGGCGAGCCGGGTCCGGTCGTCGAAGACGTCCGTGGTGCGCCAGTCGGCGACGGCTTCGGCGAAGCCCTCCTCGACCTTCTGCCCGTCGCGCTCGGTACGCCAGTCCAGACAGAAGACGCAGCCGTTGATCTGCGCGATGCGCAGCCGGGCGGCCTCGAACTCGCGCAGGCCGAGGCTCGTGTGGGCGTAGACGGCCAGGGAGAAGTTCGAGGCAGCCATGCCTATCTCCGGGACCATCTCGCCCCACACATAGGGGATCGGGTCCGCTCCGTCGGGGATGTCGATGCGCAGGGTCACCGGTCAGGTCCTTCCCAGTCGGCCGGCCGCGGGGCGCAGCGGGACGTCGAGCGCGTCGTAGAGTCCGGGCTTGGCCTCCGCCAGCCAGTCGATGGCGTTCACCAGCCGGCCGACCGCGGTGGCGTTGCCGCCCGCCGAGCGGTTCCCGCCCTCGTCGGTCGCCTCCACGGTGACCTCGATACGGGGACGCCCCTCGATGATCACGCGGTGCGCGCCGGCGCCGCCGTCCGGCGGCGCGGGCCAGTCCGGCGCGCAGGACGGGTGGATGCGCGTGACGTGCTCGATGACGATGCGGGCCCGGCCGTCGACCATCCCCTGCACCTCGAAGCGGACCGCGCCCTGGGTGCCCGCCTCGAACTCCCCCATCGTCGCCGTGGTGACGGTGGTCTCGAGCGCCCGGCGCTGGAGCGTCTCGCGGATCTCGTCGACCTCCACGCCCAGGGCCCGCGCCATCATGCGGATCTGCCCGCCCCACACCATCGTCGGCACGCCCTCCACGAGCATCAGGGGCTGGTGGTCCATCGGCCGGCCCATACCGACCAGATCGCGGACGGAGTCCTCCTGTTCGTAGGTGGAGTAGTCGAAGATCTCCTGGCAACGCACCACGTCGATGCGCGAGCCCAGTCCGCTGACCAGCAGCGGCAGCGTGTCGTTCGCCCAGCCGGGATCGACCCCGGACACGAACAGCGAACCGCCGCCGGCCGAAACGGCCTCCAGCAGCGGATCCCTGATCTCGGGCGGCGCGTTGCGCACGTCGTACAGCCCGTACACCGACGGGGACACGACCACCGCGCCGGCCCGCATCGCGCGCCCGATGTCCGCCAGCGCGTCATCGGGACGCAGTTCCCCCGACGCCGCGTACACCACCGCGCGCGGCCCCGCGGCCAGCACCGACGCCACATCGTCGGTCGCGGCCACCCCGAGACGGCGCTCCAGTCCGGCCAGTTCGCCCGCGTCACGGCCGACCTTGGCGCCGTCGGCCACCAGCACGGCGGCAAGGGCCAGTGCCGGATGCGCGTCCACCGCGCGGATGGCCGCGCGTCCCACATTGCCCGTACCCCACACAACCGTGGAAATCATGGGCGGAGGGTAACGAGGGGGCGCAAAGGTTCCCAGAGCCGTGCAGGGAGATTCTTTCCGGGCGCCGGATCGTGCTACGCCCGCGGCGGCTTGACGGCGACGTCCAGGTAGAACGTGTCGATGCTGCGGACCGCCTCCTCGAACTCCTCCAGGTTGACCGGCTTGGTCACATAGGCGTTCGCGTGGTGGCGGTACGCCCCGGACACGTCGTCCGGCGCCGACGAGGTGGTCAGCACCACCACGGGGATGGTGCGCAGTTCGGCGTCCTCCTTGACGACGGCCAGGAACTCACGGCCGTTCATACGGGGCATGTTCAGATCGAGGACGATCAGGTCGGGGCGAGGGTTCGCCGGGTCGCGGAGGTACTCCAGGGCCTCGATACCGTCGGCGACCTGGGTGAGGTTGCGGGCGCCGCGATCGGCGAGGGCGTCCTGGATCAGCATCGCGTCGGCGATGTCGTCCTCGACCAGCAGCACGTCGTGGGGGCGGGTGGTGGCTGAGGCAACCATGACAGTGAACTCCGGAGGGGCGTGAGGGGCGGCGGGACGGGTGTCAACGTGGGGGCACCGCCACGACCACGACGTCGGTCGTCTCCCCCTGACTCATGTCCCCTTCGTTTATGGGCAAAGAGAAGTGGGAGGCGAACATGCCATTACCCTAAGGGGCCGCCACATGGCGCGACAACAGGTGAAGGAGCCACGCAGACCGTGAGGAGCGAGCGGCCGTCGGGCCGAGCGGGCGGGATCTCCGGCTGGACCACCCGCCGCTGGCTGCGGGTGAGCGTCGCCCTCACCCTGTCCGTCCTCACCGTGCTCGGCTCCCTGGGGGTGTGGGCGATGACCCGCACCACCCAGCTGACGGACCAGCTCGTGGAGCGCCGCTCCCCCGCGTTGACGCACGCGGTACGGCTGGAGGCGGCGCTGGTCAACCAGGAGACCGGGGTGCGCGGATACGGCCTGTCCGGCCGGCGCGACTTCCTCGAGCCCTACGCGCAGGGTGTGACCGACGAGAAGGCGGCGCTGAACCGCCTCGACGCACTGCTTCAGGACGATACGCGGGGCCGCGCCGAACTGGCCGCCGTACGACGCCTCGCGGACCGCTGGCACGAACGCTTCGCGGCGCCGCTGGCGAACGCCCCTGCGGACCGGGTGGTGTCGCTGGCGGACTCCCGCGCGCAGGAGGCGAAGAGCACCTTCGACGGACTGCGCCGGGCGATGGACCGGCAGCAGACGTACCTCGCGCAGGAGCGGGCCGACGCCGCGCAGGAGCTGCGTCGGGCGACGACGCTGCGCAACTGGACCTTCGCCGGGATCGCCCTGTTCATCGCGCTCGTCGCCACGCTGGTCTTCGAGGCACTGCGACGCGGCATCACCGGTCCGCTCGGGCTGCTCGGGCAGACCGCGCGGGAGGTGGCCGGCGGCCGCTTCGAGCAGCCCATCGCCATCACCGGCCCGGCCGACCTGCGGCAGTTGGGCTCCGACGTGGAGTCGATGCGCGGACGTCTGCTGAAGGAACTGGAGTTCAGCGAGCGGTCCCGGCGGCTGCTCGACGAGCAGGCAGCCGACCTCAAGCGCTCCAACGCCGAACTGGAGCAGTTCGCGTACGTCGCCTCCCACGACCTCCAGGAGCCGCTGCGGAAGGTGTCCAGCTTCACCCAGCTGCTGCAACGCCGCTACGGCGGACAACTGGACGAGCGGGCCGACCAGTACATCGCGTTCGCCGTCGACGGCGCCAACCGCATGCAGGTCCTCATCAACGACCTGCTCGCCTTCTCGCGGGTCGGCCGGGTCCACAACGACCACGCGGAGGTGGAACTGGAGGCGGTCGTCGGCCGCGTGCTGGACAACCTCAGCGTGGTCGTGGACGAGAGCGGTGCCGAGATCACCCGCGATCCGCTGCCCTCGGTGGTCGGTGACGCGACGCAGCTGGGCATGCTCTGGCAGAACCTGCTGTCGAACTCCGTCAAGTTCCGCCGCACCGACAGGTCCCCGAGGATAGGGGTCACGGTCCGCAGGGACGAGGATCTGTGGGAGTTCGCGGTCACCGACAACGGCATCGGGATCGAACCGGAGTTCCAGGAGAAGGTCTTCGTCATCTTCCAGCGACTGCACACCAGGGACGCCTACCCGGGCACCGGAATCGGCCTGGCCATGTGCAAGAAGGTCGTGGAGTTCCACGGCGGGACCATTCGGATCGACCCTCGGTACACGGCCGGTACCCGTGTCGTGTTCACCCTTCCCGTTGAGCATTCCGCCGCGGCGGACGGCGCGCGAGAGGCACATACGTGACAGAGTCAGCCGCCGGGCAGGCACAGCACTACCACGTCGCGCTCGTCGAGGACGACGACGGCGACGCGCTGCTGGTCGAGGAGCTGCTGTTCGACACCGACCTTCCGCACACCCTGGTGCGGTGCCGCACGCTAGACGAGGCGCGCGGCCGGCTGGCGGCACACCACTTCGACTGCGTGCTGCTCGACCTGCATCTGCCGGACGCCTCCGGTCTGGGCACGGTCGAGGCGATCCAGCGCACCGGCACCCACGCCGCGGTCATCGTGCTCACCGGGCTGGCGGAGTCCTCGGCCGGGGTGGACGCGCTGGCCGCCGGCGCCCAGGACTACCTCGTCAAGGGGAAGGTCGAACCCGACCTGCTGCAACGGGCCGTGCGCTACGCCGTCCAGCGCAAGCAGGCCGAACGGGCCAACGCGGCGTTGCAGGTCGGCCGGCTGCGGGCACAGGAGAACGCGCGGCTGGAGCGCGGGCTGCTGCCGACGCCGCTGCTGACCTCGGACTCCGTGACGGTCACCAGCCGCTATCTGCCGGGCCGTGAGCAGGCCCTGCTCGGCGGTGACTTCCTGGACGTCGTCCAGACCGACGACGGGCAGGTGCACGCGATCATCGGCGACGTCAGCGGTCACGGCCCGGCCGCCGCGGCGCTCGGGGTCTGTCTGCGGATCGCCTGGCGCGCACTGACGCTCGGCGGGCACCGCGGACACCATCTGCTGCACCTGCTGGAGCAGATCCACATCGCGGAGCGCACCGGCAGCGACCTGTTCACCACCTGCACCCTGATCGTCCTCGACCCGCACGCGGCGACGGTGACCCTGCATCTCGTGGGCCATCACGAACCGCTGCTGGTCGGCGGCGCCGGCACCGACGTGCTCGACGCCGCGCACGGCATCGCGCTCGGCATCGTGCCGGGCCTCGGCGACTGGCCGGCCACGACCGTGCCGCTCCCGCCGAACGGGACGCTGATCGCGTACACCGACGGTCTCATCGAGGGGTACACGGGCAGTGCCGGGGCACGTCTCGGCGTCGAGGGGCTGCTGCACATACTCGACGAGACGCGGGAGGTGGATCCGGGCAAGCACCTCGATCGGCTGATCGGCCGGGTCCGGGCGCTGAACGCGGAGCGTCACACCGACGATCTGGCCATCCTGCGGCTGGACTGGACGGCCCTGTCCGGCTCCCGTCCCCGCCCAATGGGCCACGGCGAGCGGACCGTCCCCCACCAGGCGGACCGGCGCGTCGGCAGACACTGACCGGCCTGCCGCCGGTGCCGGGTCGCGGTGGCCGTCCGACCGGGGCGGGAAGGTGACCGGGCGGTAGGCTGCGACTGTGAGCAGCCGGGCGGAGCGCGGGCCGACGTTCCGGCCGGTGAGCGCGGAGAGGGTCTTCGGTGGCCGGACCCGACGGCGCATCCTGATCGACCTTCGGCCTCCTTCCGCGGCGAGGGTGCGAGGAGCGGGACGATGAGCACGATGGAGTGGCGTGATTTCGCCGAACAGATGGCCGAGCTCGCCCGGCATCTGCTGGCACAGGACTCCGCTCAGGACACGCTCGACGAGATCGCGTCGAAGGCGGTCGAGCTGATCGACGGCTGCCAGGCCGCGGGTGTGCTGGCCCTGCGCAAGGGCCGCGCGGTCACGCTCGCCGCGTGCGGGGACATGGTCGAGGAGTCCGACCGGCTGCAGGGCGAACTCGGTGAGGGTCCCTGCTTCGACGCCGCCCGGCGCACAGACGGGGAGCGGATGTTCCGCATCCCCGACATGACCGAGCCGCAGCCGGACTTCGAGCGTTTCGCGCCCGCGGCCCGCGACCTGGGCGTCGGCAGCATGATGGGCTTCCTCCTGTACACCCAGGATGACGACTTCGGCGCCCTGAACTTCTACTCCTCGCGCCCCGGAGCGTTCGGCCCGGAGAGCGAGACCGCCGGCTGGCTGCTCGCCTCCCATGCCGCCGTCGCCCTGGCCAGTGCCCGGACCGTGGACCAGCTGGAGCACGCCCTGGACACCCGGCACGCCATCGGTGAGGCCATGGGCATCCTGCGCGAACGCCACCATCTCAGCGAGGACGCGGCCTTCGACGTGCTGCGCCGCATCTCCCAGACCCACAATCTCAAGCTGCGCGACGTGGCCCAGTCCATCCGTACCAAGGCCCGCCGGGAAAACTGACCGCGGCCGATCAACGACCGTCCATCCGGGGTACCTGGGAAGGACACGGAGCCGGTGCCGCGGAATCGGCTTTGTCAGGTGTCGTGGTTCGGACCAGGAGCCACGGCACCGCCCCACGCGTCCCGTCACAGGACGCCACGCCCCGTCACGCCCGGCGATCGGTTCCGGAGGGTCCGAGGCCGGCACGGCGCGCCGGGCAGCCCTGGTCGCGGCCGGGGCCGCGATCGGCGGCGCGGCCCCGGCCCGTCTCAGGACACACCCGGACGGCGTACGAGGCGCCTCAGCAGCGGCCACGCCAGCAGCACGGCGATCACCGCGTACACGGTCACCGCGAACGGCGTGTCGACCAGCCCGACGACGCTGCCGTCGCTGATCTGAAGGGCACGGCGGAGCTGCTGTTCCGCGTTGGGGCCGAGGATCACCCCGATGACGGCGGGCAGCACGGGCAGGCCGTAGCGGCGCATCCCGAACCCGATCAGACCGATGACCAGCAGGATCACCAGGTCGACGACCTCGCCGCCTACGGCGTAGGCACCGACCGCCGCGAAGAAGAGGATCCCCGCGTAGAGGTAGGGCCGCGGGATGCGCAGCAGCTTGGCCCACAGCGGCGCGAGCGGCAGGTTGAGGGCGAGCAGCAGCACCATGCCGATGAACAGGGACGCGATCAGGCCCCAGACGAGTTCCGGTTCGCGTTCGAACAGCAGGGGACCGGGCTGGATGCCGTACTGCTGGAACGCCGCCAGCATGACCGCCGCGACCGCCGTCGTGGGCAGGCCCAGGGTGAGCATCGACACCAGGGTGCCCGCCGCCGAGGCCGACGCCGCGGACTCCGGTCCGGCGACGCCCTCGATCGCGCCCTTGCCCCACTCGTCCCGGTGCTTGGACAGCCGCTTCTCGGTGACGTACGACAGGAAGGTGGGGATCTCCGCGCCGCCCGCCGGGACGGCGCCGAAGGGGAAGCCGATGAACGGGCCGCGCAGCCAGGACTTCCAGGTCCGGCGCAGGTCGCCGCGGCCCAGCCAGGGGCGGCCGACCGGGATGGGCTCGGCGGGCGCGCGCCGCAGATGGGCGGCGACCCACAGGGCCTCGCCGATCGCGAACAGACCGACCGCGACGATCACCACGTCGATGCCGTCCGCGAGTTGCAGCGATCCGAAGGTGAGCCGCTGCTGACCGGTCATCTGGTCGAGGCCGACCAGACCGACGGTGAGGCCGATCAGCAGTGAGGCCATACCGCGGATACGGGACGAGCCGAGCACGGAGGTCACCGCGATGAACGCGAGGACCATGATGGCGAAGTAGTCCGGCGCGCCGATGTCCACGGCGAGTTCGGCGACCGTCGGGGCGAGCGCGACCAGCAGGATCGTGCCGATCATGCCGCCGGCGAAGTGGCCGATGGCGGCGGCGGCCAGTGCCTGCGCCCCGCGGCCGGACTTGGCCATCGGGTTGCCCTCCATGGCGGCGACCACCGCGGCGCTCTCACCGGGGGTGTTGAGCAGGATCGAGGTCGTGGAACCGCCGAACATGGCGCCGTAGTAGATGCTGGCGAACATGATGAAGGCCCCGACGGGATCCAGTCCGTACGTCACGGGCAGCAGCAGCGCCACCGCCATGGCCGGGCCGATGCCGGGCAGGACGCCGATCGCGGTGCCGAGCAGCACGCCGAGCGCGGCCCACAGCAGATTGATCGGGGTCAGTGCCGTACCGAAGCCGTCCAGCAGGGAGTCGAGGGCGTTCATCTCACAGCGCTCCCATCAGCGGGCCGCCGGGCAGCGGCACTCCGAGCAGGTTGTTGAACACGGCGTAGGTGATCAGGGACAGGACGGCCGCGACGAGCGGATCGCGGTCCGTGCGCCGGCTGCCGAGCGCGAAGGCGGCTCCCCAGAAGAGCAGGGCACCCGCGAGGGGGAAGCCGAGCGGTTCGATCAGCACGGCGGCGCCCAGGAACACCCCGGCGAGCAGCAGCACGGTGCGCCAGTCGGCGGGTTCGGAAAGGTCGACGTCCTCCCCGGTCTCGGCCTGGCCGCGGCCGCCGCGCAGCACGTCCACGGCGAGCAGCGCGGCCACGAGCAGCAGCCCGCAGCTGACCACGACCGGCACGGTCCTCGGCCCGACGGGGCCGCGCCGGCCGATGTCGACGTCCATGGTCAGCGCGTCGGTCAGCACGAGCACACCGAGCGCCAGCAGCAGGACGCACACGCCCAGTTCGGAGTGGTCGCGCAGCCAGGAACGGCGGGGCGTCGGGGCCGCCGGACGGGTGTCGGTGGTCTGCTCGGTCACAGTCCCAGCTCCTTCAGCACGGAGGTCACGCGCTTGTCCTGGGCCTCCAGGTAGTCGCCGAACTCCTCGCCCGTGAGGAAGGCGTCGTCCCAGCCGTTCTGCTCGAGGGAGGCCCGCCACTGCGGGGAGTCGTGGAGTTCCTCGAAGAGGCGCACGAGTTTGTCGCGTTCGATGTCGGACAGGCCGGGTGGTGCGACGATGCCGCGCCAGTTGGTGAAGTTCACGTCGTAGCCCGCCTCCCGGAGCGTGGGCGCGTCGAGGCCGTCGACGCGCTCGGGCCCGGTGACCGCGAGCAGCCGCAGCTCACCCGCCTTGATCTGGTCCAGGTACTCGCCGACGCCGGAGACGCCGAAGGCGACCTTGTTGCCGAGGATCGAGGCGAGCAGTTCGCCGCCGCCGTCGAAGGGCACGTAGTTGACCTGCTTCGGGGCGATGCCGGCGGCCCGCGCCATCAGCATCGGCGCGAGGTGGTCGGGGCCGCCCGGTGAGGATCCCCCGCCGACGGGCAGCTTGCCGGGGTCGGCCTTCCAGGCGTCGACGAGTTGACCGATCGAGCGGTACGGGGAGTCCTTGGCGACCACGACGACGTCCTGCTCCTCGGTGAGCCGGGCGATCGGTGTGGTGTCGGCGAGCGTCTTCGGCGCGTCGTTGGAGCGTACGGCGCCGACCACGCCGAGTCCCATCGACATCGCGAGCTTGCCGTTGCCGTGTTCGCTCACCAGGCGGGTCAGACCGACGGTGCCGCCGGCGCCCGGCAGGTTGAACACCTCGACATCGGGGGTGAGTCCGGCGTCCTCGGCGTTCTTCGCCGCCGTACGGGCCGTGATGTCGTAGC
Coding sequences:
- a CDS encoding tripartite tricarboxylate transporter permease; translation: MNALDSLLDGFGTALTPINLLWAALGVLLGTAIGVLPGIGPAMAVALLLPVTYGLDPVGAFIMFASIYYGAMFGGSTTSILLNTPGESAAVVAAMEGNPMAKSGRGAQALAAAAIGHFAGGMIGTILLVALAPTVAELAVDIGAPDYFAIMVLAFIAVTSVLGSSRIRGMASLLIGLTVGLVGLDQMTGQQRLTFGSLQLADGIDVVIVAVGLFAIGEALWVAAHLRRAPAEPIPVGRPWLGRGDLRRTWKSWLRGPFIGFPFGAVPAGGAEIPTFLSYVTEKRLSKHRDEWGKGAIEGVAGPESAASASAAGTLVSMLTLGLPTTAVAAVMLAAFQQYGIQPGPLLFEREPELVWGLIASLFIGMVLLLALNLPLAPLWAKLLRIPRPYLYAGILFFAAVGAYAVGGEVVDLVILLVIGLIGFGMRRYGLPVLPAVIGVILGPNAEQQLRRALQISDGSVVGLVDTPFAVTVYAVIAVLLAWPLLRRLVRRPGVS
- a CDS encoding tripartite tricarboxylate transporter TctB family protein; its protein translation is MTEQTTDTRPAAPTPRRSWLRDHSELGVCVLLLALGVLVLTDALTMDVDIGRRGPVGPRTVPVVVSCGLLLVAALLAVDVLRGGRGQAETGEDVDLSEPADWRTVLLLAGVFLGAAVLIEPLGFPLAGALLFWGAAFALGSRRTDRDPLVAAVLSLITYAVFNNLLGVPLPGGPLMGAL
- a CDS encoding Bug family tripartite tricarboxylate transporter substrate binding protein, translated to MRLRTPLALLGAAVLLLLGPPLLSTGSGTATGTQIPGLRFMVPNTPGGGYDITARTAAKNAEDAGLTPDVEVFNLPGAGGTVGLTRLVSEHGNGKLAMSMGLGVVGAVRSNDAPKTLADTTPIARLTEEQDVVVVAKDSPYRSIGQLVDAWKADPGKLPVGGGSSPGGPDHLAPMLMARAAGIAPKQVNYVPFDGGGELLASILGNKVAFGVSGVGEYLDQIKAGELRLLAVTGPERVDGLDAPTLREAGYDVNFTNWRGIVAPPGLSDIERDKLVRLFEELHDSPQWRASLEQNGWDDAFLTGEEFGDYLEAQDKRVTSVLKELGL